The genomic region TGCCTGTTCGGCAGGTCCCTCAAATGAGCTTTCAATTTCATCAATTTTATCAGATACTTTATCAATAATTTCATCAACAGTCTTTTTGCCGCTGTCAATGGATTTATCGATTTCTTTGCCGATTCTCTCATTCGTTCCTTCCTGTCCCGAGCAGCTTACTAAAAGCAGAGATAGAAAAAATACAGAAAGGGATAGAATTAGTTTGTTCATGACATACCTCGTTTACAAATGAATGGGGCGGATTTTTGCAACCCGCTTTTTGACATCGCTGAGCAGTGATATGAGACTCTGCATATTCTTATTATATATTTCATACGATCTGATTATTCAGGGTAATAATAAAAACTAAAGAGTACGGCTCAGGACTTGGATATGGTAACACTCATCGAATGTTTCACCAAATATTACCCGGGTCATAATTTAAAAAATCAACCGGATCGCGTTTGGAGATAGGCGCAAGTGTGTGAGAGTCAATTTCAATTCGTAGCTTTAATGACACCGATAAACATTTCCGATATGTATGATTTCTTTATCAGCGCCAGGAATTTCATATTTTCCGGAGTTATTGGAATGGAGAATATGCACATTATCCCCTCCCAGCTTTCTTGCTTCATGGGTTAAATTGACTCTGGCTTTGATCAGCCGCTCAGTATAAGACGCGGTTTTATCTTCAGTTTCGTTATTTTTTGAAGATCCTTTTACCTTTCCGAGTAATTCGCAGCCTTCAGGAGCGAATTTTCCGACTGTAATGGTAATGGTTTTGCTTTCTTCTGCTTGTGCATAAACTTCTACACAACCCATGATAAACAGTAACATCAATAACTTTTTGATTAATCTACAAGATGATTTTGAAATACACATGAATAACTCCTAACCGGCCGTTGAAAAACTATCTATGTTGTTACTGCGGTGTTAAAAACAAGCTCAAAATGCTCATTTATAACCCATACACTGCACTTCTTCACTTGTTTTTGCCTTGTATCGGATTTTTCGAAAATGTTTTTGTTTTTTTAACGTCTGCCGATGCCTGATACCTCTAAGTTCAAAAGCATAGATAAACACGATATTATCAGTCAATAGCCTACTTAGAGCAGGAGGAGTATTGCAAGGTTTTAGTAATCCATGCAATGAAATAAAGTCACTACTTGCATCTTTTCAACTCGGATTGGGGTTGATCTATAAGGTATATTGGGTTTTATGCAATTTACAGGAGGAGTGACATTGGACATTATTTTCTATATCTTTATCGCAGCAATCGCCATTGCTTTTGTATACGGTGTCATGCTCTATAACAGCTTGGTGGATATTAAGCATTCCGTATCCCAAGCGTGGTCGAATATCGATATTCTTTTGAAGCAGCGTCACGATGAATTGCCCAAGCTGGTTGAAACCTGCAAGCAATACATGGGGTTTGAGCAGGAAACACTCAAGCGGGTAATCGCCGCACGTTCACAGGTGGCTAGCGCGCGGGATGCGGGTAACATCGGTGCATTGGGTGCTGCGGAAAGCAGTTTGCGCATTGGATTGGGTAATCTGTTTGCCGTTGCGGAGGATTATCCGGAATTGAAAGCCAGCGAGAAGTTTCAGCATTTGCAAGTGCGTATCACCGGTCTGGAGAACAGCATCGCAGATCGTCGCGAGTTTTATAATGAGGCGGTCAAGATCAATAATGTGCGGATTGAGCAATTTCCCGATGTCATCATCGCTAATTGGTTTAAATTCAAGCCACGCGATTTACTCGAATTCAGCGATGCCGACAAACAAGATGTCAATATCGGAAGATTATTCGGTTAATACATTGCCTTCAATATGATTACCTTGCCGGTTGAGTTTGCACCCGAAGAATTCCAATTTGCGCTGGGTGCATCGATATTGATTGGGTTGCTAAGTTTCTATATATTTGTGCGCAACTGGAAACGATTGCGGATCATTGAGGATACGCCGACCGCCAAGCTGCGTTCCGCGCATCAGGGTTACATCGAGCTGGAAGGAAAAGGGCAACTGGTTGATGATCAACCCATCTATGCGCCACTTTCAAATCATCCGTGTCTTTGGTATCTCAGTCAAATCGAGCAGCAGGAGTCGTTTATCGAAAATGGCCGTCGGCAAACCCGTTGGAATGTCGTGTATAAAACTATCAGCGATCACCAGTTCAAACTTACGGATGGCGTAGCCAGCTGTTTCGTGGATCCCAGCGGTGCGGAAGTCAGCGGCAATGAAAAATTGATATGGTATGGTAATACCGAATGGCCCACCCGGACGCAAGTACTGGAAAGTCAGTCGATCGTTCATGCCATGACTAACGGCTACCGTTACACGGAGTGGCTGGTATTGCCAGGTCAACCATTGTATATACTGGGGCAATTCAGCACTTGGTCCGCCACGACACAAAAATCAGTAAGGAACGTAATGGTGAATTTGATCAACGATTGGAAACAAGATCAACCGGCGCTGCAAAAGCGATTCGATAGCAATCAGGATGGGAATATTGATCAGGAGGAATGGGAAGTTGCGCGCCAGCAAGCACGGCACGAAGCGCAGCAAATTCACGATCAACTGGCTTTGGAGCCGGATACGAACATTATTGTAAAGCCGGGGAACACGGCGCAGCCATTTATTATATCGACATATCCTCAACTACTATTGGCGCGGAAATATCGTAGTAGTGCCTGGGTCGCTTTGGCCGGGTGCGTGGTATCGCTGTGCGTTGCCGCATGGTTGTTGCATGTGCATGGATGATATGAAGTAAGTGTGTTGAGTGTGTTTCGCCATTTGGATTCAGAATTCCTCAGTGAGAGTGAGTGGTCAATATATGAATTCTGACAGGTTCTAGCGCCAAAATAATTTGGATCGCGCTAGCCGTTGCCAGATGGCAGCGGGTACATGTGCGCGCTGCGCAGCCGAGGATTCCAGAATACCGCTAAGCCGGCCCAGCTCAAAACCAAGTGAGGCTGTTTTTTTCGGAAGTGTGTGGAGCAATTGCTGGCCGATAACCCGGTCGTTGGTATATCCCAATTCATTCTGCAAGGACGCTAAGGCGGCAATGAAATGATTGGCGCGCTTGCCATAGATGGGCGCGAAAGCATCCGCCACGTAGCGTAACTTCTTGGCAGCGATGCGCGCCTTATGGCGTTTGCTGGCATTCAATTTGGCGAAGCCATGGCAGTTTTTGCATAGTTTCTCCCAGCGTTTGTCGAGAATGACTTTGGCCCATGATTTTACTTCTTGCTGCCGGGCTTCAGTCGGGGTGGCGGATAAGAGGTCGCGGCCGATATCGAGCACGAGCCGGGTGAATGTGGGTTTGCGCAATACCGCTAGCGATTGCTGGCGAACAATTGCGGTAGTATCTTGCAATAAAACAAGAACGGCATCGTCAATGCCGCTATTGACCGCGGGTGATTCCAAGATCGTCAGGATTTCAGGCAAAATTTCCTGTTGAAATACATCCCAATCGCGTGCCGGATTCAGTGCTTGCATCAACTGACGCAATGGCTGATCCCAATCGGGCACCGGCCGTCCTAGTGATTTCGCCAATCGTGCGCCAGTATGCAGGCGGCGCAAGGCAACGCGAAGTTGATGCAGGTATTCGGTGTTGCTCGCGTTTTCCAGAAGGCCCGGTATATTGGCCGATAATTGTATCAACGCAGCCTGCAGAATCGCATTCCAAACATCTCCAACCGACTGATTCTTCCCTAACCGCGGTTGGATCGCCTTGACTGGAACCGCAGTTACTGCGCCGACGAGAATATAGCCGCGCTCGGCTTTACTGCGCGGCTCGACTTGAAGCGGCACGTGTTCCAGCAATTGTATTGCTATATCGAACAGAAATTCCGGATTTCCCGATTTGAGTTCGATTTCCACTTCGCAAATGTTGCTGGAGGCAGCATCGGTGTATATTTTTCCACTGTCGAGAGCTACTTCGGCTTGTGCTTGCCCGTCTTCGATTTGCCAGGTGGTGCGCTGAAACTCGGTGGTAAATACCGGCATAATGCGTTTGAGTTTGATCCTGGCGAGCAGATCCAGGGCCACGGGCGGTAATGCGGAGAAATCCGGATGTTTGCCATCAGTGACGGTTACTTCCCATTCGGGGCGGTTTGTCAATGCGCCAACCGATTGCGTTTCGGCTTTTAGCGTCTGGATCCAGCGGTTATTCACATGGCGCAAGCGCAAAGCCATACCGCGCCGCATAAGGTCAAATTTTGCGGTATCGAAATAAATGCTAAGTAGCGGATGTTGTACCGGAGTAATTTTATTTAGCAAAGGATGACGCCGGAATTGTGCTCGATGACGCGGCTGCAGAGCCAGTTTTAGTTCGATTTCCATGGCAGATTCCTTGGTTTGAATACCCTATGCTGTTGCGCTTGAGAAAATGCACGATTATTCGATCTTTAATGTATCAAAGTTGATGTCTGCGGGAGCCGGGGGTGTTTTCAACTTCATGTCTTCCAATGCCTGCACGATACGATCGGCGATGATCAGATTGCGATACCACTTATGGTTGGCCGGTATGATATACCAGGGTGAGGCATCGGTACTGGTAGCTGCCAGCATGGCTTCAAACGCATTCTGATAATTTTTCCATAATTTCCGTTCCTCCAGATCTCCGGCGTTAAACTTCCAGCGCTTCTCCAGGTTGTTGATGCGCTCTTCCAGGCGTTTCTTCTGCTCTTCCTTTGAAATGTGCAGAAAAAATTTCAGAATGACCGTGCCACTCTCGGATAACAATTCCTCGAATTCTCTGATTTGCCCGAAGCGCTGCTTCACCACTTTATCTGAAATCAAGCCATGCACGCGGGTAATCAATACGTCTTCATAATGTGACCGGTTGAAAATACCGATCTGCCCCTTGGCAGGCGCTTTTTGATGCACACGCCACAAAAAATCATGACCGAGTTCTTCGGCGGATGGCGTTTTGAAGGTTACCACTTTGCATCCTTGCGGATTGACACCTGATATCACGCTCCTGATCGTGCCATCTTTTCCGCTGGTATCCATCCCTTGCAGCACAATCAATAATGCTCTGTCGCCGTTGGCATACAAGCGCTCCTGTAACTCACTTAATTTATCAGTCAATTTTTCCGTGATGGCTTTGGCTTCTTCCTTGCCTTCTCCGGTTTTTTCATAACTGCCGGTATCATCAGGATCACAGTGCGATAACTGGAGCTTGTTGCCGGGTTTTATTTGGTAGTTTTTCATTTTAATGGATTCTTTGTCTGTCAATCCGAAGATATTTGATTGTTAATTATTAGAATTCTCTTGTAGTAGCTCATTTCCTGCATAACTTCCAATCCACGTCACCCCATCATTACCGATAGTGCCGCGATACATGCCTTTGGTATTGAATCGCATCGTATAACGGCCATTTGCATCGAGAACGATCAAACCGCCATCGCCACCGATAGCGGCGATTTCTTCCAATACGCTATCGGCTGCCTGGACAATCGGGGTGCGTAATAACTGAACCCGTGATGCCGTGTTGAATGCAGCCGCGGTGCGAATGAACGTTTCTCCGGTACCGGTTGCGGATACCGCGACTGAGCGGTTATCCGCATAGGTTCCGGCGCCGATGATGGGGGAATCTCCGACGCGCCCGAAGCGTTTGTTGGTGAGCCCGCCAGTGGATGTGCCGGCTGCAAGATTACCATAACGATCCAATGCGACAGCGCCAACCGTCCCACGTTTTTCTTCCTTATCAGGTGGTGGGGTGCTGATATTGACATCATGATCGAGCAGCACGCGTTCTTCGGCAATTGCTTTTTGCAATTGCTTCCAGCGAAATTCGGTATGGAAATAGGATGGATCGACGATTTCCAATCCTTGTTCGGCGGCAAAGGTTTCGGCGCCTTGGCCGATCAGCATGACATGGGCGCTGCGGGTCATTACCGCTTGCGCGGCACGAATCGGATTGCGAATGGTGGTGACAGCAGCAACAGCACCTGCCATACGTGTGGCGCCATCCATGAGCGATGCATCCAGCTCATTGCGCCCGGCATGCGTGAATACTGCACCTTTGCCTGCATTCAACAAGGGCGAGTCTTCCATGACCACAATGGCAGCAATTACGGCATCAACACTGCTGCCCCCTGCCTTGAGTATGGCGAAACCGGCAGCCAGCGATTGTGCAAGCACTTGCGTATACGCGTGTTCGCGCTCTGCAGTCAGTTTGCCGCGCTCAATCGCGCCGGCACCGCCGTGAATCACCAGACGGATTGGTGGTGCGTCAGCTTGGGCCGGATTTGATTGTAAATTCATCGATAGCAGAATCAGAATGTAAAAAAGCGGATGGATCGTCTCAATTCTCTCAAGTTGATTGGGAGTGTGTGCTTCACCTGGATTCAAAAAATAATTTCTATGTTTTGGGTATCCAGGAGTTGATAAAAATAGCGTGCACTACTATCGCATCCGAATTTCTTCTTGGTCAGCCATCTCCATTACTGTAGCTGCCGTTAATTGTCCATCCATGTTACCGTCCCAGGTGGCATTGAACGGTAGTGTGTTTTGCACGCGTTTTGCGAGGTCGAGATAGGTTTGCAATGTCAAATCAGTTTGTGTGATCGGTATCGCAATCGCACGCGGATTCTGCAGAGCTTCATTAAGCAAGGCCTGATTGATGCGGGTCTGAGACCGTGAATCAAGCTTTGCTTTGGACGAAGCGCGAGAGGTGTTTAATGAATTCTTAAGTAATAGATTGTGATTACGCTTGTCGTCTTCCAAAATGGAATAGCTTTGCAAATAGAGTGTGTTTTCACGCCAGCCAAGCAAATGAGGTTGATTGACGACGCGAACCGGTGTGCCCACTGGGACATCGTTATAAATGAAGGCAATATCCTCGGGGTACATGCGTACACAACCGTGACTGCCGCGCAAGCCAATGCTCGGCGGTTTGTCGGTGCCATGAATCGCATAGCTTGGCCAGGCGAGTCTGAGGACATGAGCGCCCATGGGATTGTCGGGCCCCGGCGGTACGATAGCGGGGAGTGGATTGCCGTTTTTGGCATGTTCTTTCCGAATGGAAGGCGTGGGTATCCAACTGGGATTCTTGTTTTTGGCCGTAATCCTTGTCATGCCTTCCGGCGTTTTCCATTCCACGCGCCCGATTCCGACTGGGTGTGTAATCACCCTTTGGGGTTCGCCCGGTTTGGTTTGCGGAAAATAGAACAGCCGCATTGCAGCAAGGTTGATCACAATACCTTGACGCGGAGCATCCGGTAAAACGAATTGGGTTGGGATTACGACTTTGGTACCTGCTTTCGGTAACCAGGGGTCGATTTGGGGGTTGGCGCTGACGATTTCTTCAT from Nitrosomonas ureae harbors:
- a CDS encoding DUF4156 domain-containing protein, producing MCISKSSCRLIKKLLMLLFIMGCVEVYAQAEESKTITITVGKFAPEGCELLGKVKGSSKNNETEDKTASYTERLIKARVNLTHEARKLGGDNVHILHSNNSGKYEIPGADKEIIHIGNVYRCH
- a CDS encoding LemA family protein, with the protein product MQFTGGVTLDIIFYIFIAAIAIAFVYGVMLYNSLVDIKHSVSQAWSNIDILLKQRHDELPKLVETCKQYMGFEQETLKRVIAARSQVASARDAGNIGALGAAESSLRIGLGNLFAVAEDYPELKASEKFQHLQVRITGLENSIADRREFYNEAVKINNVRIEQFPDVIIANWFKFKPRDLLEFSDADKQDVNIGRLFG
- a CDS encoding GIDE domain-containing protein; protein product: MITLPVEFAPEEFQFALGASILIGLLSFYIFVRNWKRLRIIEDTPTAKLRSAHQGYIELEGKGQLVDDQPIYAPLSNHPCLWYLSQIEQQESFIENGRRQTRWNVVYKTISDHQFKLTDGVASCFVDPSGAEVSGNEKLIWYGNTEWPTRTQVLESQSIVHAMTNGYRYTEWLVLPGQPLYILGQFSTWSATTQKSVRNVMVNLINDWKQDQPALQKRFDSNQDGNIDQEEWEVARQQARHEAQQIHDQLALEPDTNIIVKPGNTAQPFIISTYPQLLLARKYRSSAWVALAGCVVSLCVAAWLLHVHG
- a CDS encoding CYTH and CHAD domain-containing protein, which translates into the protein MEIELKLALQPRHRAQFRRHPLLNKITPVQHPLLSIYFDTAKFDLMRRGMALRLRHVNNRWIQTLKAETQSVGALTNRPEWEVTVTDGKHPDFSALPPVALDLLARIKLKRIMPVFTTEFQRTTWQIEDGQAQAEVALDSGKIYTDAASSNICEVEIELKSGNPEFLFDIAIQLLEHVPLQVEPRSKAERGYILVGAVTAVPVKAIQPRLGKNQSVGDVWNAILQAALIQLSANIPGLLENASNTEYLHQLRVALRRLHTGARLAKSLGRPVPDWDQPLRQLMQALNPARDWDVFQQEILPEILTILESPAVNSGIDDAVLVLLQDTTAIVRQQSLAVLRKPTFTRLVLDIGRDLLSATPTEARQQEVKSWAKVILDKRWEKLCKNCHGFAKLNASKRHKARIAAKKLRYVADAFAPIYGKRANHFIAALASLQNELGYTNDRVIGQQLLHTLPKKTASLGFELGRLSGILESSAAQRAHVPAAIWQRLARSKLFWR
- a CDS encoding polyphosphate kinase 2 family protein — its product is MKNYQIKPGNKLQLSHCDPDDTGSYEKTGEGKEEAKAITEKLTDKLSELQERLYANGDRALLIVLQGMDTSGKDGTIRSVISGVNPQGCKVVTFKTPSAEELGHDFLWRVHQKAPAKGQIGIFNRSHYEDVLITRVHGLISDKVVKQRFGQIREFEELLSESGTVILKFFLHISKEEQKKRLEERINNLEKRWKFNAGDLEERKLWKNYQNAFEAMLAATSTDASPWYIIPANHKWYRNLIIADRIVQALEDMKLKTPPAPADINFDTLKIE
- a CDS encoding isoaspartyl peptidase/L-asparaginase family protein; this encodes MNPGEAHTPNQLERIETIHPLFYILILLSMNLQSNPAQADAPPIRLVIHGGAGAIERGKLTAEREHAYTQVLAQSLAAGFAILKAGGSSVDAVIAAIVVMEDSPLLNAGKGAVFTHAGRNELDASLMDGATRMAGAVAAVTTIRNPIRAAQAVMTRSAHVMLIGQGAETFAAEQGLEIVDPSYFHTEFRWKQLQKAIAEERVLLDHDVNISTPPPDKEEKRGTVGAVALDRYGNLAAGTSTGGLTNKRFGRVGDSPIIGAGTYADNRSVAVSATGTGETFIRTAAAFNTASRVQLLRTPIVQAADSVLEEIAAIGGDGGLIVLDANGRYTMRFNTKGMYRGTIGNDGVTWIGSYAGNELLQENSNN
- a CDS encoding L,D-transpeptidase family protein, yielding MIPTFPPLLHYILRYSFIGSFFFLIGCQSFLTQSTQSVNPVARSLPMPIASHEYSFDSAREDVVGKLQIITAREDDTLSDIARRFNLGYEEIVSANPQIDPWLPKAGTKVVIPTQFVLPDAPRQGIVINLAAMRLFYFPQTKPGEPQRVITHPVGIGRVEWKTPEGMTRITAKNKNPSWIPTPSIRKEHAKNGNPLPAIVPPGPDNPMGAHVLRLAWPSYAIHGTDKPPSIGLRGSHGCVRMYPEDIAFIYNDVPVGTPVRVVNQPHLLGWRENTLYLQSYSILEDDKRNHNLLLKNSLNTSRASSKAKLDSRSQTRINQALLNEALQNPRAIAIPITQTDLTLQTYLDLAKRVQNTLPFNATWDGNMDGQLTAATVMEMADQEEIRMR